A window of Cytobacillus sp. FSL H8-0458 genomic DNA:
ATGGCTGTTTTCGCAAGGTTTGTCGCCACTTTTTATTTATTTGCTGAGTTGATTGCAGCGGAAGGTGCGAGATCCTCGAAAATGCTAACGCATTTTCTTCGTGCGGTGTTTTTTCAGGGAAGTTTATTCAACGTCCTGCGGGAGAAGCGGGACAGGTGAGACCCCGCAGACGCGGAGCGTCAAGGAGGCTCACCGCCTGCCCCGCGGTTCGCTGAGCATCCTGGAGCGGAAATCAACGGACAACATTGTTAGCGAAAACAACATTTTATACGAAAAGAGCCTTTTTAATTAATAGGTTTACTGCAGATTTCAAGATCCTTTCACATTTATCTCACAATATTAATGTAAGATAAAGATAAGATAGTCATGAGGAGAAATTGTATGTCAAAAAAAATGTATTGGCTTTTCTTTTTATGGATTATAACGGCCTTCCTTACTTCCTGCTCAGAAAAGAGACAGCCTGCAATACCCGAGGATATAAGCTTTGCTGCCACAGTAAATATCAAGGATATGACCATATCTTTTGTGGACCTGGAAAAAAAGGAGCTGGCGGCAGAATGGGCTATGGAAAAACCTTATACAGGCGCTTTAATTCTCCCGGACAATGATTCCATCCTTCTTTATGGAAAACAGCTTGAAACGGCTGATCTTTATTCCTTAAAGGAAGGCAAACTGATTGACAGCTGGGAAACAGGAGAAGGAATCGTAAATGGAATCCTGCTTGAAACGAATGAAATCGCCTTTGCAGATCAGCATTTAAACGAAATTAGGTTCTTTCATTTAAATGGAGAAGAAGAAAAACAGATCGAATCTGAGATAGATCCGCTTACCCTGCTGGAATCTGGTGAAAAGAATAAGTTATTTGTCCTTAGCTTCAATCATGAAAAACTGGGAATCATCGACCTTGAATCAAAACAAAAAAGCGGGGAATTTACGATCCATCCTTCAGCAGCCGGTGCGTGGCTTAATGAGAAAAACGGTGAAATCTGGATTGGCGGACATGGAGAAGGTGTAGAGATTGAACAAAATATCCATGTATATGATGAAGAAACGGGAAAGTTAAAAAAGAAAATTCCAGCCGCCTCGATGCCGATTAATTTTCTGGGACAAGAAAATCAAGTATATGTCCTAAGCCATGGATCAAATATGTTATATAAAATTAATGAATCAGGGGAAGAAGCAGCCTCTGTTTCAATTGCGGCAAATCCTTTTGAAATGGCTTTTGCAGGAGATAAACTATTAGTGGCCGGTTATGACAGCAATGATTTACATATACTTGAGCCGGAAAATTTAAAAACGCTTAAAAGTATCAAGGTTGGAGAGGGTCCTTTTAAAATAGTCATTAGGGAGAGTGTGAAATGACATGCTGAATATCCTGATTATAGATGATGAAGCAGATATGAGGCACTTAATTGAAATGTACCTCGGGAATTCAGGATTTGCATGCTTTTCAGCAGAAAGCGGCTTTGAAGCATATCGCATACTTGAAAATAAGGTGATGGACTTAGTTATTCTGGATATCATGATGCCTGGGGAGGATGGATTTGAAGTATGCTCCCGAATAAGGGAAAAATCAAATGTGCCAATTATATTTCTCTCTGCTAAGGGAGAGGAATGGGATAAAGTGAAAGCCCTGCAGTTAGGAGGGGATGATTATATTGTCAAACCTTTCAGTCCTGGAGAGCTTGTCGCCAGAATCAATGCTGTCCTTCGAAGAACAGGCGGTTTAAAAAGTGACATGGATTCCATTCGAATTGGAAAGATCGAAATTGACATGAAAGCAAGAAAAGTCTCAGTTGCGGGAAAGCATGTCACGCTTACTCTTAAGGAATATGAATTGCTTCTGTTTTTTATCGAACATAAAAACCAGGCATTAAGCAGGGAGCAGCTGCTTGAATATATATGGGGCATTGATTATACAGGGAGTTTAAGAACAGTAGATACTCATATAAAAACGCTGAGAATGAAGCTTGGGGTTGGTGACTATATTCAAACAGTCTGGGGAGTTGGCTATAAATTAGAGGTGCCTGATGAATGAAATTCCTGACCAATAGTCTGGCTAAAAAAATGTGGCTGACCGTAACAGCCGCGATTATTATTACGATCTTATACTCCTATTTTTTGTCTTATTTATTTTATGAAAAAATTTATGTGGAAAATGTCAGGGACTCCCTGCTTACTGAAGGGAAAAGCCTGGCGTCAGAGTACCAGGGAGGGGCTTTGACAGATGATCTCAAGGAAAAAATCGATTGGTATAATTCCAAATCGGAAACAGAGATTTTTATAGTCAGTAATCCCAGAGAGCTTAGTGCCTGTCTGCCTTTTGAAATTGACTATCAGACACTAATTGGCAAATCAGAGCGTGAAGAGCTTCTAAAAGGCATACCAGTTGAAAAACTGGGCTATGAAAAAAGGTTTGACCGAAAAATTATGGGAGTCATTATTCCTCTTCTTGATGATAATCGGCTTCAAGGCATTATTTATTTATATGTTCCCCTTGCAAAGATTTCAGAAATTACCCGTGATTTTGCATATCTGTGGCTCGTAGCTGCGGCAGTTTTTACTGTTATCAGTATCATTTTAGGAACGATGCTGGTTAAAAAACTGACAAAGCCCCTATTGGATATGAAGGATGCAGCTGAACATGTTTCAAAGGGATACTATGATATTCATTTAAACATTGATTCAAAGGATGAAATTGGCCAGCTGGCAAATGCCTTCAATTATATGTCCTCATCTATACGAAAAGAAGACGAAAAGAAAAGGGATTTCCTGGCAAATGTATCACATGAGTTAAGAACCCCTATAAGCTATGTAAAAGGCTACAGTGAGGCGCTTATTTCCGGAATGGAAAAATCCGAAGAGGACAGGCAAAAATACTTGCAGCTGATACTTAGAGAATCACGGAGGATGGAACGTCTTGTTGGAGACTTGCTTGATTTATCTAAGCTTGAATCTGACGAATACAAACTCGAAGAAATGCCGCTTCCATTGGCACAGCTAATAGAGGACGCTATTGAAAAATACAAGCCGGTCCTTCGTGAAAAAAACCTGGATCTGCAGTATCGCCTGGATCCTGAAGTAATCATAAATGGAGATGAAGGCAGGATTGAGCAGGTTATCCAAAATATTATGGACAATTCCATTAGGTATACAGCAGAAGGCAGAATCAGCATTCGTTTATCTCAAGAGAGAGATCAATGTCTGATTGAAATAGAGGATACAGGGATAGGGATTTCAGAAGAACATTTAAGCAAAATTAAACAAAGGTTTTATAGAGTGAATAAAGGCAGAACAAGATCAGATGGAGGCACAGGGCTTGGACTTGCAATTGCAGAAAAGCTGGTTAAGCTTCATCAAGGTGAGCTGACTGTGTTCAGTGAATTAAATAAGGGGACGACAGTCAGAATCATGCTGCCGCTGCTCGAAATAAAGTAAGAGAGGAGATTATTGATGAAAAAACTAATGTATATTTGGCTCCCTGTAATGATAATTATTAGCCTGGCTGCCTGCAGCAATAATAATGCAGCGGAGGAAGAACCGCAATTCCTGGATGTCGAGTTATCGATAAATCCTGAAAAAGCAAAAGCGAATGAACCGGTTGTTTTTGAAGCAAAAGTTACATATGGAGAAGAAAAGGTTACAGATGCAGACGAAGTAAAGTTTGAAATTTGGAGAGCAAATGCGGAAGAACACGAAATGATACTTGTTGAACATGCTGAAAACGGGATCTATCGCCTGGAGAAAAGCTTTAAAGAAGATGGTACCTATTATATATATTCACATGTAACGGCGCGCAGGATGCATAATATGCCTAAAAAAGAATTTGTTATCGGCAAGCCGAGTGCACCTGAAAAAGAGTCAGGCAGCCAGGAAGAAAATATGAATGACGATGATCATGGCAGCCATTAAAAAGCAGCATTGGCTGCTTTTTGTTTTGGAATCGAGTAATCCTGCAGGAATTTTTCCTATAGGGGCATATATACCCATTTACGGGTATATATACCTATAATATTTGTTACATTGGTGTAATAAAAGTAAAGAATATTATCAGGCTTAAAACCTGTCAATAGTGATATTTTAGTATATAATTGGTACTGTATAAAGGAAGCTTCCAATATAGACAAAAAAATACAGAGGTCTATATACCCATTATTAAGTAAACATAAACCCATTAAAATAAGGATTTATGAAAACTTGCAGGCTTATTTTTACTAGTTTCTAAGTCTATCTGATATGCTGCATTCAAGAATTTGTAAAATCTGTCCAAAAATATTACGAAAAACCCTGTGTTATGATGATTGTGCAAGTCACACAGCACCACACAACAAAGAAAACAAACACAGGGAGGATTTATATACATGAATAAGAAAGTTATTTACTCAGTAGCAGCGGCAGCAGCATTATTAGTATCAGCACCGGGAGCAAACCAAGCGGACGCAGCTTCAAATTGTCCTACTCCTGAACAAGCTAAAAAAATCGCAATCTCTCAATCTGGCAACCTAAGCCAGGATCAAATTAATAACATTCTTCAAAAATACCTTAAAGACTACAATATTAATTGGGGAAATGCCCAAGTAAATAAACAGGAAGCTCAGAAGCCTGCAGCTCCAGCACCAGCTCAAGCAGAGCAGCCTGCTAAAACACAAGAAACAGCAAAAGCTCCAGCGCAGCAGCCTGCACAGCAGCAAGCACCTGCAGAACAGACAAAAGAAGCAGCACCTGCAGCTTCTGAAGTAAGTGCTTACGAGAAAAAAGTACTTGATTTAACAAACCAGGAACGCGTAAAAGCAGGAGTGCCTGCACTTAAATTGGACACAGAATTAAGCAAAGTAGCTCGTGAAAAATCACGTGATATGCAGTCTAAAGGATATTTTGACCATAACAGCCCAACATACGGTTCACCATTTGATATGATGAAGCAATTCGGCATCTCATATACTACAGCGGGCGAAAATATCGCTATGGGTCAGCAGTCTCCTGAAGAAGTTGTACAAGCTTGGATGAATAGTGAAGGCCACCGTAAAAACATCATGAATGCCAACTTCACACACCTTGGTGTTGGCCATGTTGCTGACGGTAACTACTGGACACAAATGTTCATTGGGAAGTAATATTTGATTGAATAAAAGGCAGCCTCTTCAGGCTGTCTTTTTTTTGCCTTCTTCACCTGAAATTAATTCAGTATAGTATTAACTTTCCCTCCATGTATGTATTCAATCATTCATTGGAACATTAGTAATAGCTGCTAAAAATGAAAAACAACAGGTGATTTAAATGGAAATTAGAAAAGGAACAAAAGACGATTTGAAGGAAATAATGGAAATTGTCCAGAAGACTGTCAGCATTATGGAATCTGAGGGGAATGATCAATGGAACCGGACATATCCCCGGGATGAAAATTTTTTAGCTGATGTGGAAGCAGGCAGTTTGTACACTGCCATCTTTGAAGGAAATATTGCAGGTTCCATTACTGTCGATCAAATCCAGGCGGAGGAATATAAAAATGCCTCATGGAGAAAAGATGAGCCCTGCTTTGTATTTCACCGTCTGGCCGTAGATCCTGAGATAAGAGGCGAGGGGATTGCGAGCAGGTTAATTGCATTTGCTGAAGATTATGCAGTGAATAATGGGATATCGTATATGAGAACAGATACATACTCGCTGAATAAAAAGGCTCAAAGTTTATTTGAGAAAACTGGATATGTTAAAGCAGGTACAATCTTCATGGATCGGGAAAATCCTTTTTACTGCTATGATAAGCTGCTTGATTAAAGCTGCTCTTCATTCTTTACAATAATGGGTATTATTTCTTCCTCTTCGAATAAGATGGGAAGAGAAATGGAAAGTATCCCATTTTCAAATGAAGATTCTATCGAATATTTATCAACAGGCATAGGTAGGGTCAGAACTTTTTCAAAAGATCTGCTATGTCTTTCTTTCAGAAAATAGCGCAAGTGCTGCTGAAATGCTGAACATTTTCCTTTAATAATTAGTTCATTTTGTACAAGAGATACTTTAATATCATTTTTGCTTATACCGGGGAGCTCTGCTTCAATTTTGATATTGCCATTGTTCTCATACATGTCACAGCGCGGAAAAATTTCCTGATTTGACAGAAAATGATTTATTTTTTCCTGCTCCAGGCCTGAAAAAGAAAGTTTCTTATTATGATTGGAATCCCCAGGTGAAATAAGCGTTTCCCAGAAATCCTGATCCTGATATTGTGCGGTCATTTTGATTAAATCTTTCCATTTTTCCAGTTCCATAAGGAGGCCCCCTTTATAATATTTCCGTTACATCTATCTCTGAATATTGCATATCGACATTTTTAGGTATTTTTATC
This region includes:
- a CDS encoding FixH family protein; this translates as MKKLMYIWLPVMIIISLAACSNNNAAEEEPQFLDVELSINPEKAKANEPVVFEAKVTYGEEKVTDADEVKFEIWRANAEEHEMILVEHAENGIYRLEKSFKEDGTYYIYSHVTARRMHNMPKKEFVIGKPSAPEKESGSQEENMNDDDHGSH
- a CDS encoding sensor histidine kinase, with amino-acid sequence MKFLTNSLAKKMWLTVTAAIIITILYSYFLSYLFYEKIYVENVRDSLLTEGKSLASEYQGGALTDDLKEKIDWYNSKSETEIFIVSNPRELSACLPFEIDYQTLIGKSEREELLKGIPVEKLGYEKRFDRKIMGVIIPLLDDNRLQGIIYLYVPLAKISEITRDFAYLWLVAAAVFTVISIILGTMLVKKLTKPLLDMKDAAEHVSKGYYDIHLNIDSKDEIGQLANAFNYMSSSIRKEDEKKRDFLANVSHELRTPISYVKGYSEALISGMEKSEEDRQKYLQLILRESRRMERLVGDLLDLSKLESDEYKLEEMPLPLAQLIEDAIEKYKPVLREKNLDLQYRLDPEVIINGDEGRIEQVIQNIMDNSIRYTAEGRISIRLSQERDQCLIEIEDTGIGISEEHLSKIKQRFYRVNKGRTRSDGGTGLGLAIAEKLVKLHQGELTVFSELNKGTTVRIMLPLLEIK
- a CDS encoding WD40 repeat domain-containing protein; this translates as MSKKMYWLFFLWIITAFLTSCSEKRQPAIPEDISFAATVNIKDMTISFVDLEKKELAAEWAMEKPYTGALILPDNDSILLYGKQLETADLYSLKEGKLIDSWETGEGIVNGILLETNEIAFADQHLNEIRFFHLNGEEEKQIESEIDPLTLLESGEKNKLFVLSFNHEKLGIIDLESKQKSGEFTIHPSAAGAWLNEKNGEIWIGGHGEGVEIEQNIHVYDEETGKLKKKIPAASMPINFLGQENQVYVLSHGSNMLYKINESGEEAASVSIAANPFEMAFAGDKLLVAGYDSNDLHILEPENLKTLKSIKVGEGPFKIVIRESVK
- a CDS encoding response regulator transcription factor yields the protein MLNILIIDDEADMRHLIEMYLGNSGFACFSAESGFEAYRILENKVMDLVILDIMMPGEDGFEVCSRIREKSNVPIIFLSAKGEEWDKVKALQLGGDDYIVKPFSPGELVARINAVLRRTGGLKSDMDSIRIGKIEIDMKARKVSVAGKHVTLTLKEYELLLFFIEHKNQALSREQLLEYIWGIDYTGSLRTVDTHIKTLRMKLGVGDYIQTVWGVGYKLEVPDE
- a CDS encoding CAP domain-containing protein; this encodes MNKKVIYSVAAAAALLVSAPGANQADAASNCPTPEQAKKIAISQSGNLSQDQINNILQKYLKDYNINWGNAQVNKQEAQKPAAPAPAQAEQPAKTQETAKAPAQQPAQQQAPAEQTKEAAPAASEVSAYEKKVLDLTNQERVKAGVPALKLDTELSKVAREKSRDMQSKGYFDHNSPTYGSPFDMMKQFGISYTTAGENIAMGQQSPEEVVQAWMNSEGHRKNIMNANFTHLGVGHVADGNYWTQMFIGK
- a CDS encoding GNAT family N-acetyltransferase, with the protein product MEIRKGTKDDLKEIMEIVQKTVSIMESEGNDQWNRTYPRDENFLADVEAGSLYTAIFEGNIAGSITVDQIQAEEYKNASWRKDEPCFVFHRLAVDPEIRGEGIASRLIAFAEDYAVNNGISYMRTDTYSLNKKAQSLFEKTGYVKAGTIFMDRENPFYCYDKLLD
- a CDS encoding Hsp20/alpha crystallin family protein; the encoded protein is MELEKWKDLIKMTAQYQDQDFWETLISPGDSNHNKKLSFSGLEQEKINHFLSNQEIFPRCDMYENNGNIKIEAELPGISKNDIKVSLVQNELIIKGKCSAFQQHLRYFLKERHSRSFEKVLTLPMPVDKYSIESSFENGILSISLPILFEEEEIIPIIVKNEEQL